In the genome of Pseudonocardia cypriaca, the window GACGCTGCGCCGGCTGCAGACCGATCACCTCGACCTCTACCAGGCCCACCACGTCGACCGGCACACGCCGTGGGAGGAGTTCTGGCAGGCGATGGACACCCTCGTCGCCCAGGGCAAGGTGCTGTACGTCGGTTCCTCGAACTTCGCGGGCTGGCACATCGCGCAGGCGAGCGAAGCGGCCCGGCGCAGGCGCACGCTCGGGCTGGTGAGCGAGCAGCACCTCTACAACCTGGCCGAGCGTTCCGCCGAACTGGAGGTGCTGCCCGCCGCGCGCGACTACGGGTTGGGGTTCATCCCGTGGTCGCCGCTCTTCGGCGGGATCCTGGGCGGGATCCTGCGCAAGACCCGGCGCCGCGACAGCGGCTCCGACCTGACCGCGGCACGGCTGGCCGCGGTCCGGGACCGCGTCGAAGCGTACGAGTCGTACTGCGACGAGATCGGGCACCATCCCGCCGCCGTCGGCCTGGCATGGCTGCTGCACCAGGACGGCGTGACGGCGCCGATCGTCGGACCCCGCACCCTCGAGCACCTCGAGCACTCGCTCACCGCGCTCGAGGTCCGCCTCGGCAAGGCCGAACTCGACCGTCTCGACGAGATCTTCCCCGGTCCCGGACCGGCGCCCGAGGCCTACGCGTGGTGAGGCCGGCTCAGCGCAGCGGTGGGTGCCGGTGCAGCGCGCTGCGCGCCACGGCCAGCTCGTGCGCGACCTCGGCGGCGATGAGCTCGGCGTGCAGGGCCGACTCCTCCGCGGCGTGCAGCCCGAGCGCCCGGTGGCGGCGC includes:
- a CDS encoding aldo/keto reductase, producing MHYTYLGRTGLQVSRLVLGTMNFGPDTSEEDSHAIMDRALDRGINFFDTANIYGWKLGEGWTEQIVGRWLAKSGRRDEIVLASKVYEPMGEGPNTSGLSARHIRQQVEGTLRRLQTDHLDLYQAHHVDRHTPWEEFWQAMDTLVAQGKVLYVGSSNFAGWHIAQASEAARRRRTLGLVSEQHLYNLAERSAELEVLPAARDYGLGFIPWSPLFGGILGGILRKTRRRDSGSDLTAARLAAVRDRVEAYESYCDEIGHHPAAVGLAWLLHQDGVTAPIVGPRTLEHLEHSLTALEVRLGKAELDRLDEIFPGPGPAPEAYAW